A window of the Verrucomicrobiota bacterium genome harbors these coding sequences:
- the mnmE gene encoding tRNA uridine-5-carboxymethylaminomethyl(34) synthesis GTPase MnmE codes for VELSCHGGRVVLGRVLRAVVAAGARPAGPGEFTLRAFLNGRMDLAQAEAVQELIAAESELGARVAAEQLSGRLSRVVGGLRDGLVEALAEIEAAIDFPDEDIDVTDQDALLVRLRALRTETRSLLETFEEGRRVREGVHVVIAGRPNVGKSSLMNALLDEERAIVTAEPGTTRDVLRESLIYQGVALTIADTAGIRAPRGAAETEGVRRSREALAQADLVLFVLDGSAPLDESDRQIAAGLAGRPVIAVLNKSDLPPRANVIELGQGLAPECVVQTSALKKTGLHELKEAVVERAWPSGLPHHGGVLVTQARHRAALVRAEAALGRTADIVEDGAGLELAAVEAREALDALGEIIGAVTTDDILNTIFSKFCIGK; via the coding sequence CCGTGGAGCTGTCGTGTCACGGCGGGCGCGTCGTGCTGGGGCGCGTGCTGCGGGCGGTCGTGGCGGCGGGGGCGCGTCCGGCGGGGCCGGGTGAGTTCACGCTGCGCGCGTTCCTCAACGGACGGATGGACCTCGCGCAGGCCGAGGCGGTGCAGGAGCTGATCGCCGCCGAGAGCGAGCTGGGCGCCCGGGTGGCCGCCGAACAGCTCAGCGGGCGGCTCTCGCGCGTTGTCGGCGGGCTGCGCGACGGGCTGGTCGAGGCCCTTGCCGAGATTGAGGCGGCCATCGACTTTCCCGATGAGGACATCGACGTAACGGACCAGGACGCTCTGCTAGTCAGACTGCGTGCACTGCGGACTGAAACGCGGTCGCTGCTCGAGACGTTCGAGGAGGGGCGCCGCGTGCGCGAGGGCGTGCACGTGGTGATCGCCGGGAGGCCGAACGTCGGCAAGTCGAGCCTCATGAACGCGCTGCTCGACGAGGAGCGGGCGATCGTCACCGCGGAGCCGGGCACGACACGCGACGTACTGCGAGAGTCGCTCATCTACCAGGGTGTGGCGCTGACGATCGCGGACACGGCGGGGATACGCGCGCCGCGTGGCGCGGCCGAGACCGAGGGTGTGCGCCGCAGCCGCGAGGCGCTCGCGCAGGCCGATCTCGTGTTGTTTGTGCTCGATGGCTCGGCGCCGCTCGACGAGTCCGATCGCCAGATCGCCGCCGGACTTGCGGGACGGCCGGTGATCGCGGTACTCAACAAGAGCGACCTGCCGCCGCGGGCGAACGTGATCGAGCTTGGCCAGGGCCTTGCCCCGGAGTGCGTGGTGCAGACATCGGCTCTGAAGAAAACGGGGCTGCACGAGCTCAAGGAGGCCGTTGTCGAGCGGGCGTGGCCGTCGGGGTTGCCCCACCATGGCGGGGTGCTTGTGACGCAGGCGCGCCACCGCGCTGCGCTTGTCCGGGCTGAAGCGGCCCTTGGACGGACGGCGGACATCGTTGAGGACGGCGCCGGCCTGGAACTGGCGGCCGTCGAGGCGCGCGAGGCGCTCGACGCGCTCGGAGAGATCATCGGCGCTGTGACGACGGACGACATTCTCAACACGATCTTCTCGAAGTTCTGCATCGGCAAGTAA